GAATCGATGGGGGCGATTGAGGGGCGGAACATCCTGTGCCATGCATTCCAAATAGGGAAGTGCCAGCGAAGCGCCAGTTCCCATCAGGAAGGTTCGCCGATCCAGATGCCAGGATTTACGGGACATGGAAATCATCTCCTTGCCGATATAAGACCCTTTGAGTATAGCGGATTAGTGTCGCGGTTGAAATCGGAACTATCACTTAGTCTGAAACGCCTGACTGGCCACGATCTGTTGGACGAGTTGTCGCAATCGGAAACCTTGCTCCGTGAAATGGGCCGCCAACGCATTGGCTTCCTCTTCATCGGTTAATTCGAGGGAACGCCCCAGTGCGAAGCTCAATAATCGACGGGTTAAAGCATTGCCGAACTGTTGGGCACGATGCTGAATGAGATGCTGTTGTAATCCTTTGAGCCCATCAAGTTGAGTGCCGTCGGATAACATTCCAATCGCTACGATCGGTTTTGCGGACGGTTTTCCATCCTGCATTGTAGTCGTATCTCGCCAGCGCCCAACGGCGTCAAAGTTTTCCAGAGCGATTCCCCAAGGGTCGATGTTTCGATGGCAAGAAGCACAGGATGCTTGTTCGCGGTGGATCTCAAGACGTTCGCGCACGGACAGTTTTGCGAAGTTCGGGTTGGCTTCGTCTAAGTCAGGTACATCCGGTGGCGGGGGGAGTGGCGGATCGCCGAGCAACCGATCTCGAATCCAAACCGCGCGTCGAATTGGATGGGAATCTCTTCCATTTGAGTTGGCGAGTAGCAGGCCTGCATGCCCCAAAATACCCCCAGGTTGCTGTTGGGTAAGTAGTTTCACGGGGCGAAAAGTCGTCCCGTAAATACCTCCGATGCCATAGTGGCGAGCCAACGATTCATTGAGCATCGTGTAGTCGGCTTTGAGTAGTTTCAAGGCGCTGTCGTCCCCACGTAGTAACTCACTGAACAGTTCGGTGGTCTCTTGGGCCATGGCTTGTTTGGTCGAAGCGCGAAAGTCCGGATGAAGTTTGGAATCAACAGCGATCGTTTCGATTCGTTCGAGTTCGAGCCATTGGGATACGAATTGAGTGATGAAACGTTGGGAACGCTCGTCGGCCAGCATGCGGTTGACCTCGGCTTGCAGCATTTTACTTTCACCCAGCAGGCCGCGTGTGGCGGCTTGCAGCAGGCGATCATCGGGCATGGTGCTCCATAAGAAGTACGAAAGTCGAGAGGCCAACTCCCAATCGGTGACAGCTCGTTTCTCGTTGCCACCCGGTTCGACCAGGTAGAGGAACTCCGGTTGAATGAGAATCATTGCCAACGTCTCGCGGACTGCCTCTTCCAGGGAGGGATAGTCCGGTCGAATCACTGTGTAAAAGCTCGTCGTTCGGACGATTTCCGATTTTGTGGGGGGCCGACGAAAGGCTCGTGTGAGAAACCGTCGAAACACTTCCTCGAGGTACGCTGCTTCATCGGCATGTCGTTGTTGGGATGCGAAGAGAATACGTTGATGGTTGGCGGGGGGCCATTCCGAAAATGCAGGGCCTTCGAAGTCAATCGATTCGATCAGGAGGTGCGGTAAGTGAGGTTCTGGGCGGAAGCCCTTTCGTTCCTTACCATCGTCCTGGATCTTCTCAATCTTGTTGGGAATCGCGGTGCCGTCGTCATAGATGTTTCTGAGTCGAATGACGAGGCCGGGGTATTTTCCTTGCCCGCGTACCGGAAGTGGAAAGTTTTCGAGTCGACCGCGAAACTCGTACTGTTGGATATCTTCTGAAATGATCTCTCGTACCCCTGCGACACGGAAATGTACTTCCGTGTCCGGTCGATATCCGACAGCCACTTCCAGCAGCGGAAATCCTTTGTTCGGTTTGAGCTTTGCCTGGGTACGAACGCGGATAATGAAATCTCCCGTTTCCGGATAATCATTAACAATCTTGACCAGGAATTTCTGAGCCCGCTCCAGTCGGTTGGAGGGCTCGGTTGGGCCACGCCAACCTCCGATGTTGCTCTGCTTGAAATGGTGTCGAAAGACTTGAGGGGGCGATCCGCTTACAATCACCCGGTTCAAGCCGCGCCGTGCCGCCTCCAAATAGAAATCCAGTTGGGTGGCTGACATTTGCAATGAACGACCGTTGTTGAAGAAGCCGTCTGCGGATCGTCCGTCGGGTGGGAAGTCGCGAACGTAGTTCATTTCGAGCCCGAGCAGATCGACCATTGTCTGTTGGTACTCCGCACGGTTCAGACGTCGAAGAACGACACGTCCACCGGTACTTGCTTGTGCGGAAATCGCCTCTTGCAGATTGGTGGAGATCCAGTGGGTGACAATTTTTCGCTCGTCAGCACTCAGTTGCGGCTCTTCAGTCGGTGGCATTTTTGTGCCGTTGATGGCGTTCAACGCCTCCATCCACTTTTGGGTTGTATCTCGATTGGCGAGAAAGTCGGTGGAAAGCTGATCAAAGCGAATATTGGCTTCCTGCGTTTCCGGGCCATGGCAGTGACCGCAACGAGCCATCAAGATAGGTAGTACGTCGGCTGTGTAGTCTGGCGTCGTATCCTGGTTTTGCGCGCTCGCATCCATCGCCGCGAATGAGACTAGCAGCGCGGCGGAGCAAATCAGGTTGATCGGGGGGAGCAGTTGCATGGTGGCAGGAAGCAGTTGTGGAACCGGCTCGGGCGGGGAGCGTTTGGATCGGCGTTCGAGTTGCGAAGGCCGTTGAGGAAAAGTATTCGTCCAATTCCGAGGCGCCAAACACCCTACCGCGTATCATAATAGGTTGGATTGCCAATGTCGACTCAAATACCCATCGCCCACGCCAGCGTTGACATGGCTCCGAGGCCAATGGGGGTGACGAGTCACGAGATTCGTAGCAGGAAATTGGACTTGGTTAGGTTGAATACTTAGAACCAAGCAAGATCTGCTAGGGGATCTTGCCCTGTTGAGAAAGATTGAATGATGCATCGAAAGTTCGGGATCGTGTTGACGCTTGCGCTTCTGGTTTCGTCTTGCCATCTTGCGAACGCAGAGACGGAGGTGGAATCAGTCGTACTCGGTCCGGCTGATAATCAAGGGGAACTCAAACCCATTCTTCGTGGGGAAACACCCACCAGCGAGTCAGCGACGAAGGCCGGTCCGTTTCAGGTCGGAAAGCTGCGCGAGGCTGATGGGCTCCGTGATGGGCCGGATTACGACGGCGCAACAATCTATTATCCGATTGACGCCAAGCCTCCATTCGCAAGCGTGATTATTGTCCCCGGCTATGTGTCGAGAGAAAGTTCCATCCAAGAATGGGGGCCGTTTTACGCATCGCATGGGTTTGTCGTGATGACCATTGGCACCAATCAATTGAAGGATTATGTGGCTGCCCGCGCTGCTGCCTTGCTGGACGCGAAGGTGACACTTTTGGCTGAACAAACGCGCGACGGTTCCCCTCTAAGGGGGAAACTCGACCGTCGACGCATCGGGGTAAGCGGGTGGTCGATGGGTGGCGGTGGGGCTCAGTTAGCCGCTGTAAAAGATCGATCGTTTGCTGCAGTCGTTGCACTCTGCCCGTGGACACCTCGAGGTGATTTTGACCATTCGGTTCCCGTATTGATTTTTGGGGGTACCAAGGATCGATTTGCACCCTTCCCCGAAAATGGTTTGCCACATTTTAAGAACACACCGGCCGATACCCCGAAGCTTATGTTGGTGATCGATGGGAAAGGGCATTGGGTGGCGAACGGCCCTCGTGGAACATTCAAAGATCGTGGATGCGACGATGTGGGGCGATTTGCGCTTTCGTGGCTGAAGCTGTTTCTCGAAGGTGATGAGCGTTATCGAAAGTTTCTGTTGAAGAAACCAGATGAAGCGAGCCAGTTTGAGAATAACCTGACCACCGCGAAAAGCACGGCTGATCAGGAATCAACCGAAGCAATCGCGGATTGAACCTTCTCGGTAATTCGAATGGCCTGTGCCGTTGAGTTCAGGGAGTGCTCTCCGGCAAGGCATTCTGCCGGTCGCCTGCTATTTGCATCGACGCATTGCGAAGAACCCAAGCAAGCTCGTCAGCAATAACAAGAAAGAACTCGGCTCAGGGATTGCCACTGCGGCGCGGGGGCCTTTCTCAAAACCGCCGTCGGAAAAAGCTGAAACAAAGTCGCTCGAGTTGAACTCTCCGTCTGCGTTCCAGTCCCCTGTAGCCCAGGTAGAATTCAAGCTGATGCTATCCTCGAATTGACCCGCAACAAAAACGGTTACGAAGTCTGAGGAATTGAACTCGCCATCGAGATTGGCGTCACCAATCCAGGTGTTCTTGAGTCCCGTGACCCATTGATGATAGTCGTCGCCGTTCACGAGTTGGTCAGCGGTTAGATCGTACGACTCGTTGTTGGTGCCCGCGAGGATCTCAGCATGTAAAAGGTCAATGTCATTGATGTCCAGCGAGCCGTTGGCGTCGAAGTCGCCGGCTTGGGCTGTCGCGCCAATGAGTGTGATTGAATTCCAGGTGGTGGGATCGGCAATGGTATTGATACCCTCACCAAAATCAGTGTACAGAGTCGCGTTCGCCGCGCCGCCCTCAGTCGCGAAACTAAGCAGGATAAAGCTCAGTCCGTGTTGATCTCCGGCGGTTGGTGCATAGTCGGGGGCTGCGTCGTCCATTGCGGCTGCCCACGGAATGGTCGTTTCGAGTGTGTAGCCAGATTCGTCCTCATTGATCGTGCCGGCTACGGTGATGCTTTCATATTCATCTGGGTCGAGCTTGGGGCCGTGGCGGTATATGTCTGGACCGAATTCATCGCTCGTTTCAACTACGATGTCATAGATGGCAGCCACCGAATCGCCGGGGTCCACGTCATCGGGGATACCATCTTCAAAAAAATGGTCCCAATTGTTAAATGGATTGAAACAGGGCTGAATGACATCCTGCGCGTTATAGGCGCTATTCCCTCCGTTAGAATCTAACTGGTAGAGCGGGGTGTCATCTTTGACAATCGCAGCAATGTTAAGATTGGTATCGTCCCAAGAAACATACCAAATCGCGCTGAGATTTTCTTCCGACGAACCTGACCCTTCGAGAGGAATCGCACCGGTCTCGACGGGCCAGATCATGGGAATGGCAAGTTGCCCCATTTTCTCACTGTCGCTGATAATGCCATCGGCAGTTGGACTGTATTTAGGTACCTCTCGGTCGAACTGAGCCAGCACGGTTGCCGGAAGGCTAAAGATGAAAATCGAAAAGCAAATGATTGAAAATTTCATTCTGATGTTTACTCCAACGCTTAGAGGCTAGGCTGTCTTGTGACTTCTGGGTGAAAGATTTGTGCAATCTTGAGGTGCGAACTGAGGTATGCAAACGGCATAGGCTAACGCGAGAAGGTCCGAGATGTCAAAAATTTCGTGAGGAAACCGCACAAAAAAAGAATCTCGCACCAAGAAAAAGATAATTTTTTGTATCAGCAGCAGTTTCGCAAGAAATTGAAACAAGTTAGAGAGGGCTGGCGTGTGGTGGAGGCGTTGGTTTCTAGCTGGAAGAAACGCGACGTTGGTTTGGCATATTGCGCATTGCGGGCTGGCTCTTCGTTCAATCGTTGACTCGGTCATCGACGGTCGGCTGTTTCGATCCGCGATCGATTTGGGCGATTAAGGAGGAAATGATCTACCTTCGAGTTGCTCCACCGCAGCGCGAATCGGATCGGGAATTGGAATGGGGCTTTCTGTGGCGTAATCATAAAGGATTGCGTCGCACGATCCGTTTGCGAGAGGAACGCCCAGTTTCGCGTCAGTGACTTGGAATTCCAATGTGATGCTGGCGACCGAGACTCTCGCCGCACGAACGCCAGTGAGGATATCACCCGGATAACTAGCTTGTCGGACGTAATGGCATTGGATCGATGCCAAAATACCTCCGATTCCCTTGGGGCTAGGAAGCACATCCACTCCGACCGCAGAGGCGTAAATCGCTCTCGCTGATTCGAACCATTTTAAATGAACCAGGCTGTTGACGTGACCATAAGCGTCGAGGTCACCCCATTGGATCGGCAGTTGTACGACGATGGGGTAGCCGTCCATCGTGATTGAGTGTGGGACTTCTTTCATGGACCTTTGTTAATTTGAGTGAGACCGATCGAAAGTCGTGGGTGACGATGCTGCCTGCATTCGGTCAGTCATGGAAGGGCGTTTCAAACGAGAGTGGCTGTTTCGTGCTGTTCCTTGTTGGGCTTCGTGCTGGTAGTATCGAGCACAGAGCGAGAGGGCACAACGACTCGAATGCCTATCTTTCTGGTCCTTTGAACGGATTGTGCGGTTTTAAGAGCCAATGACTGAACGCAAACAGAATTCGCTATCACTCGAACCGTTGCCACCTGCTTTGTTGTCCTGGAATCCGTTGCGTTGGCTTTCGATTTTTGGGCCAGGGGCGATAATTGCTTCCTTGACGATCGGCACAGGGGAGTTGATCTTTTCGTCGCGGGGCGGCGCCCTGTTCGGATATCGTATTCTGTTTCTGTTTGTGGTGATTTCGATTTTTAAATGGGTTCTGGTGTTTTCCACGGCCCGGCACATGGTGTTGACCGGGGTGCATCCGCTGCGCCGTTGGTTGGAGCTTTCGATCGGCCCTCGTGGTTGGCTGCCGGCCGTAATGTTTGTCTTCGCAGCCCTTTGTATTCCGATCTGGGTGAGCTTTCATGCGAGTGTTCTCGGTGACTTGTTTGCGGGACTCACTGGCACCAAGCAAATCCTGAACGGAGCGACCGTTCATCTTTGGGGAATGGCAATCCTAGCAGGGGTTGTGGGACTCGCCTTCACGGGTGGGTATGCCGCGTTGGAGCGGGTGCAGTTGCTTGTGATCAGCGCGATGATGATTGCTGTGACCGTTGTCGTCGTTTTGCTCAAACCTGATTGGCTCGAAATGCTTAGCGGTGCATTTTTTCCACGGTCGCTGCACTATCCAAACTGGTTGGTAGAAGACCCAGGGCCGGCAGCCCAGGCGATTGCCAGTCGACCGATTTGGGTCGAGGCCACGCTTTATGTCGGAGTGATCGGCGGCGCGAGCTATGACTATCTAGCTTACACTTCTTTTTTGAGAGATAAACGTTGGGGACTTGCCGGCGTTCGTTGTGACGGTGGCGACGCAAATCGTGTGGACTGGGAAGAGTTGCGGAGATGGATTCGGGCGCCCCTGGTTGATTGTACTCTTAGTTTTATCGTCGTGATGATTTTTAGTACGGTGTTTGTCGTATCCGGCTGGCTTGTGCTGGCTCCCCAACATCAAGTTCCAGGGGATGGGAATTTTCTCGAGCATCAAGCACAGTTTGTCACCCGACTGCATCCATGGCTGTATCCGGTCTATGTTCTAGGGACTTTGTTGGCCATGTTGGGTACGCTGTATGGAACCCTTGAAATTGGACCGGCGATAACGCGCGAAACGTATTCACTTCTCAAGTATCATGACGGGACCGCAAATCAGGCAAAACGATTGCGGAAGTTGGCTTTGGTTTGGTCGGCTCTTGGTGCTAGCCTCGTGCTCGCGGTGAGTTTTTTTGTGCAACTGCAGACGGGGGAATCGAAGCCCCCAGGTTTGACTGCGCTGTTGATTCCAGCAAGCTTGTTCACGGGAGTGTTGTCCTGTGGCATCATCTGTTTGCTTAATCCGTGGATTGATCTTTGGCTTCCCAAGTCCAGGCGACCGGGTGTTTTTTTGTGTTGTCTCAACCTGTTGGCGGGGTTGGTTTTTTTGTCGCTTGGATTAAAAGGCTATTGGGATTATGGCGGACTGTTCGGGCTGCTTGTTTTGGGCTCGACGGTCGTGGTGGGACTGTTTGTCGCTATTCTTTGTCGATCGATGTTTGTGCGTTGACCTCTATCGTTGCAGGCAGAACGGGAGTTCCGGGTGCGAATGGGCGGATGAGGCTTTACGATCAAGCGGGGCTCAAGGGATGATTAGGCTGTTGGTTTAGATTGGGGCGTTTGACCGCAGTGGGGGTTGGATCCACTGATAGACGTATTGAAAATCATTTGAAGGGAAAATTTATGATAGACCGCACTGCCTACGCGCTCATGATCAGTCTTTGCTTAGCCTGTGGGGAGACATGTGCGGATGATTGGTCGCAGTTTCTCGGGCCTGATCGGACCGGCATCTCAAGTGAAACACAATTATTCAAAGTTTGGCCCCAGGATGGACCGCCTGAAGTGTGGCGCGTGCCAGGCGGTGTAGGAATGTCAGGCCTGGCAATTCAGCGAGGCAAGTTGCTGACCATGATTCAAACCGCTCGTGATCAGGAAGTGATTTGTATGGACAGCGTGACGGGGAAGACACTCTGGCGCACTGCGGTAGCTCCCGCCTATCGAAACCCGCAGGGGAATGGTCCTCGAGCAACTCCCACGATTGTTGGTGGACAAGTGCTCACCTTCAGCGGAGCCGGAGTGCTGACGGCGCTGAACCTGATGGATGGATCGATCTTATGGAGGCACGATTTGGTGAAACAATTCGCTGGAGAGGTTGCCGACTACGGGATGGCCTGCTCTCCGTTGGTGGTCGGAGATCGAGTGGTGGTGACGATCGGTGCGCCAACCGCCACGATCGTGGCGCTGAACAGAGATTCGGGGGAACTTGCTTGGAAGGCCGGTCGGTCAAGCACCGCCGGTTATTCGTCTCCCGTACTACTTCATGTTGGAGGGCGGTTGCAAATCGTGGCTTTTGTTGGAAAAGCTCTGTTGGGGATCGACCCGGATTCAGGATCCGTATTGTGGAGCTATCCGTTTAAGACCGACTTTGATTGCAATATTGCCGCGCCGATTGCTTATCGTGATCAGGTCTTTATATCCGCGGGTGAAAATCACGGTTGCGTCATGTTGCGGTTGGTTCCCGATGGTGACCAGTTTAAACCCACGCCCGTGTGGTCTTCGGTTGACGTTAAGAGTGTAATGCGGAATGAATGGCAGACCTCTATTCTGCTGGACGGATTTCTATATGGTTTTGACAACGTTGGAAGCGCTGGGCCGGTCACTCATCTGACTTGCGTGAATGCCCAAACGGGCGAGCGCGTTTGGCGAAAGACACGGTTTGGAAAAGGTAACCTGATTTCTGCCGGCGGAAAACTATTCATTTCTACAATGGCAGGTGACTTGGTTGTCGTCAAAGCAACGCCTGATCGCTACGAAGAAATGGGCCGACAAAACGTGATGGTGAAAACGCGACAATCGCCCGCTCTCGCGGACGGACGACTGTACCTGCGTGATCGGGCTACCATTTTGTGTCTCGATATTCGGGAGCCGTAAAATGGGTAGGGGCTGTGGAAGTTGATTCGTTAGGCCGCTGATTTTTGCGACTTGGCCGAACCATCGGTTCCCAACCATTGCCTCATCTTTTTGAGTTCGTTTTTCCAGGCTTTGCCGACACGGCGTTGGAAAAAAACTTCAAACAGCAAATCGAGTGTTTCGGTCAGATCGCGAATGCTCTGAATGCGGTCTTCGGTCGTATTGTCGTTGGCCGTACCGTCGTCGATTTGTTTGATTTTTGCACTGCCGACCGTAAAGGTCTCGGCTTGGAGTGCGAAATCGTATTGCTCGCCATTGCGGACCAACGTGATCCCCGCTTTACGGGGTAACTTACCGGAACGGATCGCCAGCTCAGCTTCCGGGAGTGCGACGGGAGACTCGGCTGAGATGGTCTCCTTTCCGGACTCACCCAAGGGGCAGTTGAGGGTTAAGGTTCGCGCGAACATGCCTGCTACCTTCGATTCATCAGCAAGGCTGATGGTATCGGATTCAGTTTCCCACTGCCACCAAAGCCAAAGTAAAAACTCGTTTCCGAGGTAGTCGAAATTCTCGGCCATTCCGTTCCACCAAATGATGTTTCCGCCGGATTGGTCATCGTGGAATGTGGCGGGGCCAATCTTGTAGAGTTCGCCGAGTTGGTCTCCGTCCGAGGCGTATGCTTTTGCAAGTGAGCCAGACGAGACTCGTTCGAGTTCAAGGCCAAAGCTTCGTTCGAGTAGATCGATCGTTAATTCGTTGGCATTGGGACTTGTGCCGCCAATGTACAGCGAGTCGTTCAGTGCATCCCAGAGAATCGGAATTTGTTGCATTCTGCGGAATTTTCCGCTGGCGGCTTCTGTTTCACAAAGAGCCTCGACCGCCTCCTTGGCCTCGTGGCGTTGTGCTTTCGTTGGTTTTCCACTCGGATTGTCCACCGCTAACGGCAATAGCTCCATTTGCAGCCACGCATTGCGGATCGCGGCCGGTATCTGATTGGTATC
The DNA window shown above is from Pirellulaceae bacterium and carries:
- a CDS encoding PEP-CTERM sorting domain-containing protein (PEP-CTERM proteins occur, often in large numbers, in the proteomes of bacteria that also encode an exosortase, a predicted intramembrane cysteine proteinase. The presence of a PEP-CTERM domain at a protein's C-terminus predicts cleavage within the sorting domain, followed by covalent anchoring to some some component of the (usually Gram-negative) cell surface. Many PEP-CTERM proteins exhibit an unusual sequence composition that includes large numbers of potential glycosylation sites. Expression of one such protein has been shown restore the ability of a bacterium to form floc, a type of biofilm.), with protein sequence MKFSIICFSIFIFSLPATVLAQFDREVPKYSPTADGIISDSEKMGQLAIPMIWPVETGAIPLEGSGSSEENLSAIWYVSWDDTNLNIAAIVKDDTPLYQLDSNGGNSAYNAQDVIQPCFNPFNNWDHFFEDGIPDDVDPGDSVAAIYDIVVETSDEFGPDIYRHGPKLDPDEYESITVAGTINEDESGYTLETTIPWAAAMDDAAPDYAPTAGDQHGLSFILLSFATEGGAANATLYTDFGEGINTIADPTTWNSITLIGATAQAGDFDANGSLDINDIDLLHAEILAGTNNESYDLTADQLVNGDDYHQWVTGLKNTWIGDANLDGEFNSSDFVTVFVAGQFEDSISLNSTWATGDWNADGEFNSSDFVSAFSDGGFEKGPRAAVAIPEPSSFLLLLTSLLGFFAMRRCK
- a CDS encoding DUF1592 domain-containing protein, translating into MQLLPPINLICSAALLVSFAAMDASAQNQDTTPDYTADVLPILMARCGHCHGPETQEANIRFDQLSTDFLANRDTTQKWMEALNAINGTKMPPTEEPQLSADERKIVTHWISTNLQEAISAQASTGGRVVLRRLNRAEYQQTMVDLLGLEMNYVRDFPPDGRSADGFFNNGRSLQMSATQLDFYLEAARRGLNRVIVSGSPPQVFRHHFKQSNIGGWRGPTEPSNRLERAQKFLVKIVNDYPETGDFIIRVRTQAKLKPNKGFPLLEVAVGYRPDTEVHFRVAGVREIISEDIQQYEFRGRLENFPLPVRGQGKYPGLVIRLRNIYDDGTAIPNKIEKIQDDGKERKGFRPEPHLPHLLIESIDFEGPAFSEWPPANHQRILFASQQRHADEAAYLEEVFRRFLTRAFRRPPTKSEIVRTTSFYTVIRPDYPSLEEAVRETLAMILIQPEFLYLVEPGGNEKRAVTDWELASRLSYFLWSTMPDDRLLQAATRGLLGESKMLQAEVNRMLADERSQRFITQFVSQWLELERIETIAVDSKLHPDFRASTKQAMAQETTELFSELLRGDDSALKLLKADYTMLNESLARHYGIGGIYGTTFRPVKLLTQQQPGGILGHAGLLLANSNGRDSHPIRRAVWIRDRLLGDPPLPPPPDVPDLDEANPNFAKLSVRERLEIHREQASCASCHRNIDPWGIALENFDAVGRWRDTTTMQDGKPSAKPIVAIGMLSDGTQLDGLKGLQQHLIQHRAQQFGNALTRRLLSFALGRSLELTDEEEANALAAHFTEQGFRLRQLVQQIVASQAFQTK
- a CDS encoding thioesterase family protein — protein: MKEVPHSITMDGYPIVVQLPIQWGDLDAYGHVNSLVHLKWFESARAIYASAVGVDVLPSPKGIGGILASIQCHYVRQASYPGDILTGVRAARVSVASITLEFQVTDAKLGVPLANGSCDAILYDYATESPIPIPDPIRAAVEQLEGRSFPP
- a CDS encoding PQQ-binding-like beta-propeller repeat protein: MIDRTAYALMISLCLACGETCADDWSQFLGPDRTGISSETQLFKVWPQDGPPEVWRVPGGVGMSGLAIQRGKLLTMIQTARDQEVICMDSVTGKTLWRTAVAPAYRNPQGNGPRATPTIVGGQVLTFSGAGVLTALNLMDGSILWRHDLVKQFAGEVADYGMACSPLVVGDRVVVTIGAPTATIVALNRDSGELAWKAGRSSTAGYSSPVLLHVGGRLQIVAFVGKALLGIDPDSGSVLWSYPFKTDFDCNIAAPIAYRDQVFISAGENHGCVMLRLVPDGDQFKPTPVWSSVDVKSVMRNEWQTSILLDGFLYGFDNVGSAGPVTHLTCVNAQTGERVWRKTRFGKGNLISAGGKLFISTMAGDLVVVKATPDRYEEMGRQNVMVKTRQSPALADGRLYLRDRATILCLDIREP
- a CDS encoding Nramp family divalent metal transporter; the encoded protein is MTERKQNSLSLEPLPPALLSWNPLRWLSIFGPGAIIASLTIGTGELIFSSRGGALFGYRILFLFVVISIFKWVLVFSTARHMVLTGVHPLRRWLELSIGPRGWLPAVMFVFAALCIPIWVSFHASVLGDLFAGLTGTKQILNGATVHLWGMAILAGVVGLAFTGGYAALERVQLLVISAMMIAVTVVVVLLKPDWLEMLSGAFFPRSLHYPNWLVEDPGPAAQAIASRPIWVEATLYVGVIGGASYDYLAYTSFLRDKRWGLAGVRCDGGDANRVDWEELRRWIRAPLVDCTLSFIVVMIFSTVFVVSGWLVLAPQHQVPGDGNFLEHQAQFVTRLHPWLYPVYVLGTLLAMLGTLYGTLEIGPAITRETYSLLKYHDGTANQAKRLRKLALVWSALGASLVLAVSFFVQLQTGESKPPGLTALLIPASLFTGVLSCGIICLLNPWIDLWLPKSRRPGVFLCCLNLLAGLVFLSLGLKGYWDYGGLFGLLVLGSTVVVGLFVAILCRSMFVR